In the Harmonia axyridis chromosome 3, icHarAxyr1.1, whole genome shotgun sequence genome, one interval contains:
- the LOC123677202 gene encoding tigger transposable element-derived protein 4-like → MFGVGEMSKPRKLKSLTIGKKLEILKKVENRVNRKIICQEYDIPKSTLCTIIKNKDTIAKFGAEVNNPCVVKRNKPKKKVNTALIKWFEASRKANLPISGPILQQKALDFSRKLGDENFKASSGWLEKFKKRHGVLQKKACGESAAVNQEECDNWIRDVLPTILAPYEADDIFNADETGLFFKCLPDKTLTFKNEKCYGGKLSKERVTLLLAANMSGSEKLKPVIIGKSAKPRCFAGVKCLPLTYYSNKKAWMTSEIFEKWLLNLDKHFQLQNRRVLLLIDNCPAHPNIDHRLKAIKLIFFPPNTTSKLQPLDQGIIKSFKFHYKRRILQTVLDGFESNGTIPKIDLLDCIHTSAAVWRVDLTQETIQNCFRKAGFGTHNFYDYEDELPLSELKKIMTSEQKVALDLQESVFKCLEVLNADDKVSLEEYINVDVDLITSENPSEDEILEYVNNKQEDLENFSETIPEDDDEDDSVGAARQKPSDAEVAKAIETIRLAFSMNEAATDDDLTLIFEISKKFEAYRLNNKTFRQTLITDFF, encoded by the exons atgtttggaGTTGGTGAGATGTCGAAGCCGCGTAAACTGAAGTCTTTAACGATCGGAAAGaagttagaaattttaaaaaaagtggaaaatcgTGTCAACAGAAAAATCATTTGCCAAGAATATGATATTCCGAAAAGTACATTATGcactataataaaaaacaaagatacAATAGCTAAGTTTGGTGCAGAAGTGAATAACCCTTGTGTAGTGAAGCGAAATAAGCCTAAGAAGAAAGTGAACACTGCATTGATCAAGTGGTTCGAAGCTTCAAGAAAAGCAAATTTGCCAATCTCAGGGCCCATTTTGCAACAGAAGGCATtagatttttccagaaaattgggagatgaaaatttcaaggctaGCTCGGGATggcttgaaaaattcaaaaaaag ACATGGTGTATTGCAAAAAAAAGCGTGTGGGGAAAGTGCTGCTGTTAATCAAGAAGAGTGTGATAACTGGATTCGAGATGTTCTTCCTACAATTTTAGCTCCTTACGAAGCTGACGATATTTTCAACGCAGATGAGACTGGGTTGTTCTTCAAATGCTTACCAGATAAAACCTTaactttcaaaaatgaaaaatgttacggaggcaaattatccaaggaaaggGTGACTCTTTTATTAGCAGCAAATATGAGTGGCAGTGAGAAATTGAAACCTGTAATAATAGGGAAAAGCGCAAAGCCACGATGTTTCGCAGGAGTGAAATGTTTACCCCTTACTTATTACAGTAACAAAAAGGCCTGGATGACGAGTGAGATATTTGAAAAGTGGTTGTTGAATCTAGACAAACATTTCCAACTTCAAAATCGTAGAGTTCTATTACTGATTGACAACTGCCCTGCTCATCCAAATATCGATCATCGATTGAAGGCaataaagttgattttttttccacccAATACGACATCAAAATTACAGCCTCTTGATCAGGGAATTataaaaagtttcaaatttcattataaacgcAGGATCTTACAAACAGTACTAGATGGATTTGAGTCCAATGGCACTATCCCCAAAATTGATCTCTTGGATTGCATTCATACGTCGGCGGCAGTGTGGAGAGTAGATTTAACCCAGGAGACTATTCAAAACTGCTTCAGAAAGGCTGGTTTTGGGACACATAACTTCTATGACTATGAAGACGAACTGCCGctatcagaattgaaaaaaattatgaccagTGAACAAAAGGTAGCTTTAGATCTCCAAGAGTCTGTTTTTAAATGTTTGGAGGTATTGAATGCTGATGATAAGGTTTCTTTGGAGGAATATATAAATGTGGACGTGGATCTTATAACAAGTGAAAATCCTTCAGAGGATGAGATCTTGGAATATGTGAACAATAAACAAgaagacttggaaaatttttcagagacCATACCTGAAGATGACGATGAAGATGACAGTGTAGGAGCTGCAAGACAAAAGCCTTCTGACGCTGAAGTTGCTAAAGCAATTGAAACCATTCGGCTTGCGTTTTCAATGAATGAGGCTGCAACTGATGACGATTTAACTCTCATATTCGAAATAAGCAAGAAATTTGAAGCCTATCgtctaaacaataaaacatttagGCAAACTTtaataactgattttttttaa